From a region of the Lactuca sativa cultivar Salinas chromosome 4, Lsat_Salinas_v11, whole genome shotgun sequence genome:
- the LOC128133364 gene encoding U-box domain-containing protein 4-like, protein MKHMGYEKPSAIVLKAIREQVEGSDPSSETRSKIADLLSLRTNQELLIEVVALENLKENAEQAEHIGDLEYIEEMIALVTHMHDCFVEMKQSESSNLVPIPPDFCCPLSLELMTDPVIVASGQTYERGYIRNWIDLGLNVCPKTMQTLVHNNLIPNYTVKALIANWCESHNVKLPDPVKQPLRLTLNQPTSPRSNGIHQEEASSPVHRHVHSSSEDSGKGNEFNTVESGEKSLDSGGPGLGPSGVDEGSPPEAPAIESSSSAPTTAYNSDALGELAAEPQAAIAASQHAVSPRFGNRARNQIWRRSSFGPRVVSSATEARTDLTELETQVKKLVSDLSSASIDTVRNATGELRLLARQMKLKGRGSTLLFLFVSPHINTAGLICSEDGIKDLVILRFCCGRKEDL, encoded by the coding sequence ATGAAACATATGGGATATGAAAAGCCATCGGCTATTGTCTTAAAAGCTATAAGGGAACAAGTGGAAGGATCTGATCCCAGCTCAGAAACTAGGTCAAAAATTGCTGATTTGTTAAGcttaagaacaaatcaagaacttCTAATCGAAGTTGTTGCACTTGAAAACTTGAAGGAGAATGCTGAACAAGCAGAACATATTGGGGATTTGGAGTATATTGAAGAAATGATTGCTCTTGTTACACACATGCATGATTGCTTTGTGGAAATGAAACAATCAGAAAGCTCTAACCTTGTTCCAATTCCTCCAGACTTCTGTTGTCCACTGTCACTTGAATTGATGACAGACCCTGTGATTGTAGCTTCTGGGCAGACATATGAGCGGGGGTATATTCGTAATTGGATCGATCTTGGACTCAATGTTTGCCCTAAAACAATGCAAACTCTTGTTCATAATAATTTGATTCCTAATTACACTGTGAAAGCATTGATTGCTAATTGGTGTGAATCCCACAATGTTAAACTCCCAGATCCTGTAAAGCAACCATTAAGGTTAACCTTGAATCAACCTACTTCACCTAGATCGAATGGAATCCATCAGGAAGAAGCTTCTTCTCCAGTGCATCGTCATGTTCATTCATCTTCAGAAGATTCTGGAAAGGGGAATGAGTTTAATACGGTTGAATCCGGTGAGAAAAGTTTGGATTCCGGTGGACCTGGACTTGGACCATCTGGAGTGGATGAAGGATCACCACCGGAGGCACCTGCAATTGAGTCGTCTTCTTCAGCTCCGACAACCGCTTACAACAGTGATGCTTTAGGGGAGCTGGCGGCAGAGCCTCAGGCTGCCATTGCTGCTTCGCAGCATGCAGTTTCACCTCGATTTGGAAACAGAGCACGAAACCAAATATGGCGGAGATCATCTTTTGGGCCGAGAGTTGTTTCTTCTGCTACTGAAGCAAGAACTGATCTCACGGAACTCGAAACGCAGGTGAAGAAATTGGTCAGCGACTTGAGCAGCGCTTCCATTGATACAGTCAGGAACGCCACTGGTGAACTCAGATTACTTGCAAGacaaatgaaattgaaaggtAGAGGCTCTACACTCCTTTTTTTGTTCGTGTCACCACACATCAACACTGCAGGTTTGATCTGTTCAGAAGACGGGATCAAAGATTTGGTGATATTGCGATTTTGTTGTGGGAGAAAAGAGGATTTgtga